The Acidicapsa acidisoli genome contains a region encoding:
- a CDS encoding ATP-binding protein, whose translation MASSQHAEFLQTLQEAKLRRNRPVNEPSSEVPFSVHTHDLRRLKLNLKLYTPFLQLAPERGSLSTTELVTKLIEYSKGINGPMAYLTDRPVSSDLASDELRRRSIAILDSETIRDFVEARDNTTKYRVLGSALAKSLGYLTLSPYLPGSTVSGSGFFGREKILGHILTGKTLRNTTIVGNRRIGKTSCMQEIKDRLNDLYDAKTLCIAELYGSKCRSTWDAVYAIFDQIGVRIPKNLAKYGAIAPRFVLRMPQLLHNFAKQNQVQIVIFIDEYDEFLARDAENGYEFTHLLRETVIERSGCYVVIAGFRYLMRERTLHKSPLYNFAPEQQLGPLLQKESLEMISEPLLRMGIDIPPDLQGTIYKETRGQPELIQMYCSAVIEAFEEKKRPPSPAELLHTVNGSPEFRRTVLQAFFSNSTPTEQIICLEMMKRIGHQDPKSFEFRIDDIEQVLSAYGYGISNVMIELLLTNLTTGSFVEEGPSGVYRFATPQLARFCQKENLDTLLTRAKKQLGPRVPTPDELARESGIAYSAVRP comes from the coding sequence ATGGCAAGCTCACAACATGCGGAGTTCCTCCAGACACTCCAGGAGGCCAAACTGAGGCGAAATCGCCCCGTAAATGAACCTTCTTCGGAGGTTCCATTCTCGGTCCACACCCATGACCTGAGACGTCTTAAGCTGAATCTGAAACTCTATACCCCATTTTTGCAGTTAGCTCCGGAGCGGGGTTCGCTGTCGACGACCGAACTTGTCACGAAGCTCATCGAGTATTCGAAAGGGATAAACGGTCCTATGGCTTATCTGACCGACAGACCAGTTTCGAGTGACCTGGCCTCGGATGAGCTCAGGCGTCGTTCCATCGCTATTCTTGATAGCGAAACAATCCGGGATTTTGTTGAAGCAAGAGACAACACGACCAAATATCGTGTACTGGGTAGCGCCCTGGCAAAGTCCCTAGGCTATTTAACGCTGTCTCCTTATCTTCCTGGAAGCACTGTCTCGGGATCCGGCTTCTTTGGCCGGGAGAAGATTCTCGGTCATATCCTTACTGGTAAAACCTTGCGCAATACCACGATTGTTGGCAATCGCCGTATCGGCAAGACCTCCTGCATGCAGGAAATAAAAGATCGATTGAACGATCTTTACGACGCCAAGACGCTTTGCATCGCCGAGTTATACGGCAGTAAGTGCAGAAGCACATGGGACGCGGTTTATGCCATCTTCGATCAAATCGGAGTGCGAATCCCAAAGAACCTGGCAAAGTATGGCGCGATTGCGCCCCGGTTCGTTCTTCGCATGCCGCAGCTACTGCATAACTTTGCTAAACAAAACCAGGTGCAGATCGTGATTTTTATCGACGAGTATGACGAGTTTCTCGCGCGTGATGCCGAGAATGGATACGAATTCACCCACCTGCTTCGGGAAACCGTTATCGAACGAAGCGGGTGCTATGTGGTCATCGCCGGTTTTCGCTACTTGATGCGAGAGCGCACGCTTCATAAGAGCCCGCTCTACAACTTCGCCCCCGAGCAGCAACTAGGTCCGCTGCTTCAGAAGGAATCGCTGGAGATGATCTCGGAGCCCCTGCTGCGCATGGGCATTGATATACCGCCCGATCTTCAGGGGACAATCTATAAGGAAACTCGTGGTCAGCCGGAACTGATCCAGATGTACTGTTCAGCGGTCATCGAAGCATTTGAGGAGAAGAAGCGGCCACCGTCTCCGGCCGAATTGCTACACACGGTCAACGGCAGTCCCGAGTTTCGCAGGACCGTGCTTCAGGCATTCTTTTCCAATTCGACGCCCACGGAGCAGATCATTTGCCTGGAGATGATGAAGCGAATTGGTCACCAGGACCCCAAGAGTTTCGAGTTCCGCATAGACGATATCGAACAAGTACTGTCCGCGTATGGATATGGTATTTCCAATGTGATGATTGAGCTGTTACTCACGAATCTGACCACCGGCTCGTTTGTAGAGGAGGGTCCATCGGGAGTTTACCGCTTTGCAACGCCGCAATTAGCACGCTTTTGCCAGAAAGAGAACCTCGACACGCTACTGACACGCGCGAAGAAGCAGCTTGGGCCCCGGGTGCCTACACCGGATGAACTCGCCCGCGAGTCAGGAATTGCATATTCGGCCGTCAGACCGTAA
- a CDS encoding TonB-dependent receptor gives MSRRDYFPLARVDLLGRVLTEKRLTFFAILSLFLILPGVLLAQVTTATISGTVQDSSGAVVPNADILLENILNHDMRTGKSDAAGVFAFPSVPSGDYRVTITADGFEKYTATNIHLDPGDQRALRDIHLAVGTATQSVTVTADTQINTDSGEQSALIDSEQIQHLAIEGRDVTELFKTLPGFAITNGSTGTSNYAYDPSQVSVNGALGSYAANGTPLNGVALLTDGADITDPGNFGAAIQNVNYEQVAEVKVQTSSFTADTAHGPIVVNAVGKSGGDKFHGSLYTFARTNQLDSNDWISNYTGQQKAPDREVYPGFTFGGPVVIPHTNFNKDKHLTFFVGAEDYAQRNVYAYGNASSAVLTALVPTAGMRAGDFSATQLQQFLGSSYQPIGNGSICQGGNYQAVCAIPQTGPNGSALQNGQITNIDKNVQALLGTLPLPNTPSTGTYNWITTNLINNDLWEAHARVDDQISQKHKLFIVYTKEAGASGVPQVEYYSPRGTFGGTNLPGGGMKSTINSEIGSFNFTSILSPTMTNELYGQGAFLLQDFVADNQNALDSSTIGYGYNGIYNNHDLQFPGLEDYSNLPVNLTPDTSYGGIYAKKWIRGGGDNFTKLIGTHTVKIGFFTELSNNNEVNAFQNPNGTINSIGFTTNTFQDPVAGLVYNTGPTTGDGTNAGNSIANFLEGHVNTFTQQNINIAPDLYFWNLSGYAEDHWRVTPRLSVDIGLRIEHLTPWEDTRNEGIPVWEPSSYNSGLSPLPGFLWHGIDPSIPKGGLATRAAFFEPRVGLAWDPRGNGLTVVRAGYGVYRAHDSFNDATTGIATAEGARTATVNKELLSTISQTQAPVSGGPAASFQDTNAYGFTPNDNEQPQVYTYNAAVDQKVPFNTTFELAYIGNRSDHLLDDGSNGAVILDDQNALPIGSLYGGNIPTQVGAQTAAVSQLSTHQIDQYRAYPFYQHIEAERHRLYANYNALQTSWSKQGGPLRFSVNYTFSKALGVLGAYANGNPADPINLRNDYMPEDYDRTHIFNANYSYDFGKLTSRRYISQLTNGWQISGITQIQSGQSAQSILSPNFGLTGSLNQTTNLTPVSAQALLGTPDYLLMPNITCNPAIGVLPNQRINGNCFQLPASPGVQGQYRYPYIHAPAFTDSDLTATKDFRIGESSNLQFRAAAFNFLNHANSSFSSSDKVGSETALNLSNTLNGATEQSAKDSNSEFGVVPLRAGRRIMELSLKYTF, from the coding sequence ATGTCACGACGTGACTACTTCCCCCTAGCGCGTGTCGATCTTCTCGGTAGAGTACTGACCGAGAAACGGCTAACATTTTTCGCAATCCTATCTCTCTTTCTTATTCTCCCTGGCGTCTTGCTTGCCCAGGTCACCACAGCGACTATCAGCGGAACGGTTCAAGACTCCAGCGGAGCGGTGGTCCCGAATGCGGACATCCTCCTGGAAAACATCCTGAATCACGACATGCGCACAGGCAAGAGTGATGCCGCAGGTGTCTTTGCCTTCCCTTCTGTCCCCTCCGGCGACTATCGGGTCACCATTACCGCGGATGGCTTTGAAAAATACACCGCCACCAACATTCACCTTGATCCAGGCGATCAGCGAGCCCTGCGCGACATTCACCTCGCGGTCGGAACCGCAACCCAGTCGGTGACCGTAACCGCTGACACACAGATCAACACCGACTCCGGCGAGCAGAGCGCTCTGATCGACTCAGAGCAAATTCAGCACCTCGCCATTGAAGGCCGCGACGTAACAGAACTTTTCAAGACCCTGCCCGGTTTCGCCATTACCAACGGAAGCACCGGCACCAGCAACTATGCCTACGATCCGTCGCAGGTGTCTGTGAACGGCGCGCTCGGCAGCTACGCCGCCAACGGAACCCCATTGAATGGCGTAGCGCTGCTCACCGACGGAGCTGATATCACCGACCCCGGTAACTTCGGCGCGGCCATCCAGAACGTCAACTATGAGCAGGTCGCAGAAGTGAAGGTGCAAACCTCCAGTTTCACCGCCGACACGGCCCATGGTCCGATCGTTGTCAATGCGGTCGGCAAGTCTGGCGGCGACAAGTTCCATGGCTCGCTCTACACCTTCGCCCGCACCAACCAGCTCGACTCCAACGACTGGATCTCGAACTACACCGGCCAACAGAAGGCTCCGGACCGCGAAGTCTACCCCGGCTTCACCTTCGGTGGTCCAGTGGTGATTCCGCACACCAACTTCAACAAGGACAAGCACCTCACCTTCTTCGTCGGTGCGGAAGACTACGCGCAGCGAAATGTATACGCTTACGGCAACGCCAGCAGCGCCGTACTTACAGCTCTGGTGCCGACCGCTGGAATGCGCGCCGGTGACTTCAGCGCCACCCAGTTGCAGCAGTTCCTCGGTTCCAGCTATCAGCCGATCGGCAATGGGTCGATCTGCCAGGGCGGCAACTACCAGGCTGTCTGCGCCATCCCACAGACCGGCCCGAACGGCTCCGCGCTACAGAACGGCCAGATCACAAACATCGACAAGAACGTGCAGGCTCTCCTTGGCACGCTTCCTCTGCCAAACACTCCCTCTACCGGCACGTACAACTGGATCACCACCAACCTCATCAACAACGATTTGTGGGAAGCCCACGCGCGTGTCGACGACCAGATCAGCCAGAAGCACAAGCTCTTTATCGTCTACACCAAGGAAGCCGGCGCGTCCGGCGTACCGCAGGTCGAGTACTACTCGCCGCGCGGCACTTTCGGCGGAACGAATCTGCCTGGCGGCGGCATGAAGAGCACCATCAATTCCGAGATCGGCTCCTTCAACTTCACCAGCATCCTCAGCCCTACCATGACGAACGAACTCTATGGCCAGGGCGCGTTCCTGCTGCAGGACTTCGTAGCGGATAATCAGAACGCTCTGGACTCGTCCACCATTGGTTATGGCTATAACGGCATTTACAACAACCATGACCTTCAATTCCCTGGCCTGGAAGACTACTCAAACCTGCCCGTCAACCTCACCCCGGACACCTCCTACGGCGGCATCTATGCCAAGAAGTGGATTCGTGGCGGCGGCGACAACTTCACCAAGCTCATCGGTACGCATACCGTCAAGATCGGCTTTTTCACCGAGTTGAGCAACAACAATGAAGTGAACGCCTTCCAGAATCCAAATGGCACCATCAACAGCATCGGCTTCACCACCAACACCTTCCAGGACCCGGTCGCGGGTTTGGTTTACAATACCGGCCCCACCACCGGCGACGGCACCAACGCCGGTAACTCCATTGCGAACTTCCTCGAAGGCCACGTTAACACCTTTACCCAGCAGAACATCAACATCGCGCCCGATCTCTACTTCTGGAACCTCTCCGGCTACGCTGAGGATCACTGGCGCGTAACCCCAAGGCTCTCGGTCGACATCGGCCTGCGCATCGAACACCTGACTCCCTGGGAAGACACCCGGAACGAGGGCATACCGGTCTGGGAACCGAGCAGCTACAACTCGGGCCTGTCGCCGCTGCCAGGCTTCCTCTGGCACGGCATCGATCCCAGCATTCCCAAGGGCGGTCTCGCAACGCGCGCGGCCTTCTTTGAGCCGCGTGTCGGCCTGGCGTGGGATCCTCGCGGAAATGGCTTGACGGTTGTCCGCGCAGGTTATGGAGTCTACCGTGCACATGACTCTTTCAACGACGCCACGACAGGCATCGCCACCGCTGAGGGCGCTCGTACCGCGACCGTCAACAAGGAGCTGCTCTCCACTATCAGCCAGACACAAGCGCCCGTCTCCGGTGGTCCTGCCGCTTCATTCCAGGACACCAATGCGTATGGATTCACACCCAACGACAACGAGCAGCCGCAGGTCTATACCTACAATGCTGCCGTCGATCAGAAAGTGCCCTTCAACACCACCTTCGAACTCGCCTATATCGGAAATCGCTCCGACCATCTGCTGGACGACGGCTCCAATGGCGCGGTGATTCTCGACGATCAGAACGCTCTGCCCATCGGCTCGCTCTACGGCGGCAACATCCCGACCCAGGTAGGCGCGCAGACTGCCGCAGTTTCGCAGCTGAGCACGCATCAGATCGATCAGTACCGAGCGTATCCCTTCTATCAGCACATCGAAGCCGAGCGTCACCGGCTCTATGCCAACTACAACGCACTCCAGACTTCCTGGTCAAAGCAAGGCGGACCACTCCGCTTTAGCGTCAACTACACCTTCTCGAAGGCTCTCGGTGTACTCGGCGCCTATGCGAACGGCAATCCAGCCGACCCCATCAACCTTCGCAACGACTACATGCCGGAAGACTACGACCGTACGCACATCTTCAACGCGAACTATTCGTACGACTTTGGCAAGCTCACGTCTCGCCGGTATATCAGCCAGCTCACCAACGGCTGGCAGATCTCCGGCATCACGCAGATTCAGAGCGGCCAGAGCGCACAGTCCATTCTCAGCCCCAACTTCGGACTCACCGGCAGCTTGAACCAGACCACCAACCTGACCCCTGTGAGTGCGCAGGCTCTGCTTGGCACACCGGACTACCTCTTGATGCCGAATATCACCTGCAATCCGGCAATTGGCGTGCTTCCCAATCAGCGCATCAACGGAAACTGCTTTCAACTGCCTGCCTCACCCGGCGTCCAGGGCCAATACCGCTATCCGTACATCCACGCACCAGCCTTCACGGACTCCGACCTGACCGCGACCAAGGATTTCCGCATTGGCGAGTCAAGCAACCTCCAGTTCCGCGCGGCTGCGTTCAATTTCCTCAACCATGCCAATTCAAGTTTCTCCAGTTCCGACAAAGTCGGCAGCGAGACCGCTCTCAACCTCAGCAACACCTTGAATGGCGCCACCGAGCAATCGGCCAAGGATAGTAACTCCGAATTCGGCGTCGTGCCCTTGCGCGCGGGCCGCCGAATCATGGAACTGTCTCTTAAGTACACCTTCTAA
- a CDS encoding DUF4062 domain-containing protein, giving the protein MISERRLDFLYKTNRERPLFVALLGPAASGKSELLRAAIDEAKERRWKTIHIDLRGAREIYKEDEFYEWLAEKFRQHQFGIWKTRAPRLDFTKILKAALTKSKGNVLVAMDHAEELCDQNARSLVATLREIQTYAPSQPAWSRLRWILAGIISIYELRRQHGSPNLQFALHVLPDMALDVPAIIRGYLRDVGRTADDATVSLLCELTRGEEPFLKLLIDHIPAEITQASVEDSVRTVLRDATHIHCLLRPVQLYQLDEEFRTTVDNLLEDRIVAIPNATEDICQYQRAGAICVDPLHTHKPEFRNGLVRKLLFEASRTPNTSPELTLLRELRTEVKHCRSVDATLRALRRAWDNIVGDDCALYLSCRESGTRVSFELLEGGIQPVGLTSVLDDERVALLNEGKIDTVLLRKGGGISTISSWKGNGSVLSVASQPSNTLFATISSMERIELWMAFLDGLCDEIEETVLRELGRYVLTHPPTAPPKKVFVSSTFLDLEDHRAYIMHEIQRRDLFFRGMENFGAASARTPDFIREQVRRADIYLGIFALRYGTEDPSSGVSMTELEYDEAVRQNKTVLCYVASDDYAVLKSHVEKDPEKLRKLHAFLARVKRDVVYEFKDISDLARQVYVDLGDPDKISL; this is encoded by the coding sequence TTGATTTCCGAGCGGCGACTAGACTTCCTGTACAAGACAAACCGCGAACGCCCGTTGTTCGTTGCGCTCCTGGGGCCCGCTGCATCGGGAAAATCCGAGTTGCTTCGAGCCGCGATCGATGAGGCCAAAGAGCGGCGCTGGAAAACAATCCATATCGATCTGAGAGGCGCTCGCGAGATCTACAAAGAAGATGAGTTTTACGAATGGCTTGCTGAAAAGTTCCGCCAGCACCAATTCGGTATATGGAAGACTCGGGCTCCTCGGCTGGATTTCACTAAGATTCTCAAGGCAGCCCTTACCAAATCGAAAGGCAACGTGCTGGTCGCAATGGATCACGCCGAAGAGCTCTGTGACCAAAATGCCCGGAGCCTTGTCGCCACGCTGAGAGAGATACAAACCTATGCACCGTCGCAACCCGCATGGTCGCGGCTGCGCTGGATTCTTGCAGGGATTATAAGCATATACGAGCTGCGACGGCAGCATGGTTCGCCCAATCTGCAATTCGCGCTGCATGTGCTTCCGGATATGGCGCTGGATGTTCCGGCAATTATCCGGGGCTATCTGCGCGATGTTGGAAGAACGGCCGATGACGCTACGGTCAGCCTGCTTTGCGAATTGACCCGAGGAGAAGAGCCGTTTCTAAAACTATTAATAGACCACATACCGGCTGAAATTACCCAGGCGTCGGTTGAGGACAGCGTCCGTACCGTCTTGAGAGATGCGACGCATATCCACTGCTTGTTGCGCCCCGTTCAACTCTATCAACTGGATGAAGAGTTCCGGACCACGGTTGACAATCTCCTTGAAGATCGAATCGTCGCTATCCCCAATGCCACAGAAGATATTTGCCAGTACCAAAGGGCGGGCGCCATCTGTGTCGATCCCTTGCATACTCACAAACCTGAGTTCCGGAACGGGCTGGTTCGCAAGTTGCTGTTCGAAGCTTCCAGAACACCGAATACAAGTCCTGAACTGACGCTGCTCAGGGAACTACGGACCGAGGTAAAGCATTGCCGTTCCGTGGATGCAACTTTAAGGGCGCTCAGAAGGGCCTGGGATAACATTGTTGGCGATGACTGCGCTCTCTATCTCTCCTGCCGGGAATCGGGGACTCGAGTGTCATTCGAGTTGCTGGAAGGCGGCATACAACCTGTGGGACTGACTTCGGTGCTCGATGATGAGCGTGTCGCGTTGCTAAATGAAGGCAAGATCGATACTGTTCTGCTGCGTAAGGGAGGGGGAATTTCGACCATCTCTTCCTGGAAGGGCAATGGTTCCGTCTTAAGTGTTGCGAGTCAGCCTTCCAACACCCTGTTCGCAACGATCAGTTCGATGGAGCGCATTGAACTGTGGATGGCGTTTTTGGATGGGCTCTGCGATGAGATCGAGGAAACAGTTCTCCGTGAGCTAGGCCGTTATGTGCTAACACATCCTCCGACTGCTCCTCCCAAAAAGGTGTTCGTATCTTCGACCTTTCTCGATCTGGAGGATCATCGGGCTTACATCATGCATGAGATCCAGCGGCGAGACCTGTTCTTTCGCGGAATGGAAAATTTCGGTGCGGCTTCTGCGAGAACACCCGACTTTATTCGAGAGCAGGTGCGCAGAGCGGATATTTATCTAGGAATTTTTGCTTTGCGATATGGGACAGAAGACCCTTCAAGCGGCGTATCGATGACCGAATTGGAATATGACGAAGCCGTGCGTCAGAACAAGACCGTGTTATGTTATGTCGCCAGTGACGATTATGCAGTCTTGAAATCACACGTTGAAAAAGATCCAGAAAAATTGAGGAAACTGCATGCTTTTCTGGCCAGGGTCAAACGGGATGTCGTGTACGAGTTCAAAGATATCAGCGACTTAGCCCGTCAGGTTTATGTGGACCTTGGTGATCCCGACAAGATCTCTTTGTGA
- a CDS encoding Gfo/Idh/MocA family protein produces MVTRREFLDTMAVGAAGLAVSSSAKSYGQIVGSNDRLNFAVMGLNSRAYAHLSSLKANKDAAHIAHVCDVDRNTLAKFSQNVQQELGYAPGTNQDFRKILELKDVDAITIATPDHWHTPMAIAGLQAGKHVYVEKPCSHNPGEGALLVRAQQKYGKLVQMGTQQRSSPHTIEIVEKIHGGLIGKAYFAKCWYNNTRKSIGVGKEAPVPPQLDWDLWQGPAPRRPYKDNVQPYNWHWFRIYGTGESLNNGTHEVDVCRWALGVDFPNRVTSSGGRYAFKDDWQFYDTLITSFEYDDKVLSWEGTCCQGMQYYNRGRGSTIMGTEGTVLVDRDGYEIYDLKGKKTSEYKTGKETSSSDLLGRDSMTDLHFANFIAGIRKGEKLNAPVSVGNVAVTMLQLSNIAWEVNRELHLDPKDGRIKNDPEAMKMWDREYEPGWAPRV; encoded by the coding sequence ATGGTTACACGAAGAGAGTTTCTCGACACAATGGCAGTTGGAGCGGCGGGGCTGGCAGTCAGTTCATCCGCCAAGAGCTATGGCCAGATCGTCGGATCGAACGATCGCCTCAACTTTGCAGTCATGGGCCTGAACAGTCGCGCCTATGCCCATCTTTCATCGCTTAAAGCGAACAAGGACGCGGCCCACATCGCGCATGTTTGCGATGTGGACCGCAATACACTTGCCAAGTTCTCGCAAAATGTACAGCAGGAATTGGGCTATGCTCCGGGCACGAACCAGGATTTTCGCAAGATACTCGAACTCAAGGACGTGGACGCGATCACGATAGCCACACCTGATCACTGGCACACTCCGATGGCCATTGCGGGCTTGCAGGCGGGCAAGCATGTGTACGTCGAAAAGCCGTGCAGCCACAACCCCGGCGAGGGAGCGCTGCTTGTTCGGGCCCAGCAGAAGTATGGCAAGCTCGTGCAAATGGGAACGCAACAGCGATCTTCGCCGCACACGATCGAGATCGTCGAGAAGATTCATGGCGGACTTATCGGCAAGGCTTATTTTGCGAAATGCTGGTACAACAACACCAGGAAATCGATCGGTGTCGGCAAGGAAGCGCCGGTGCCTCCGCAACTGGATTGGGATCTCTGGCAGGGACCTGCTCCACGGCGTCCATACAAAGACAATGTGCAGCCCTATAACTGGCATTGGTTCAGGATTTATGGCACTGGAGAGTCGCTCAACAACGGCACGCATGAGGTGGATGTCTGCCGGTGGGCGCTGGGTGTTGATTTCCCCAACCGTGTGACTTCGTCGGGCGGCAGATATGCGTTCAAGGACGATTGGCAGTTCTACGACACGCTGATTACGAGTTTTGAATACGACGACAAGGTGCTCTCGTGGGAGGGTACGTGCTGCCAGGGGATGCAGTACTACAACCGCGGCAGAGGATCGACGATCATGGGGACTGAGGGCACGGTGCTGGTGGATCGCGATGGCTACGAGATCTACGATCTCAAGGGTAAGAAGACGAGCGAATACAAGACCGGCAAAGAGACTTCGTCCTCGGATTTGCTTGGACGCGACTCTATGACGGACCTGCATTTTGCAAATTTCATCGCTGGAATTCGCAAAGGGGAGAAGCTGAATGCTCCCGTCTCTGTCGGGAACGTCGCTGTCACTATGCTGCAACTCTCCAACATCGCCTGGGAGGTGAATCGGGAGTTGCATCTCGATCCGAAAGACGGACGGATCAAGAACGACCCCGAGGCGATGAAAATGTGGGATCGGGAGTACGAACCGGGTTGGGCACCGCGCGTCTAG
- a CDS encoding potassium channel family protein, translating into MRIVAMIVGIVCLFAGLLDAFQTIILPRRATGRFRLTRIFFVATWKPWVFFTKRLHDPRKQETAFSYYGPMSLIFLLIMWAGMLIVGFALIFYGLGSPFTDPTQGSGFRSDLYVSGTTIFTLGLGDVVPRSAWARELIIMEAGTGLGLLAVVMGYFPVLYGAFSRREVSISLLDARAGSPPTAAELLRRHSYEGGDSALSLLLLEWERWSAELLESHISYSLLCYFRSQHNNQSWISALTSVLDTSALLIAGVEGREARQAQLTFAMARHALVDLSQIFSLAPVNNAPDRLPPERYAHLYSLLCQSGVSVCRDGHSSERLREMRALYEGYAQALSDYLCMPLPPWYADRPRKDNWLSVAKLRAQTEEASHSHERDAKNPTFPDEPHPLATLIDDHHDF; encoded by the coding sequence ATGCGAATCGTTGCGATGATAGTCGGTATTGTCTGTCTCTTTGCCGGGCTGCTGGACGCCTTCCAGACCATCATTTTGCCCCGCCGCGCCACGGGCCGCTTTCGCCTCACCCGAATTTTCTTCGTCGCAACCTGGAAGCCCTGGGTCTTCTTTACCAAGCGGCTTCACGATCCCCGCAAGCAAGAGACCGCTTTCAGCTATTACGGACCAATGTCTCTGATATTCCTGCTGATCATGTGGGCGGGCATGTTGATAGTGGGTTTCGCCCTTATCTTCTACGGCCTTGGCAGCCCCTTCACCGACCCGACGCAAGGGTCCGGATTTCGATCCGATCTTTACGTAAGCGGAACCACCATCTTTACGCTGGGGCTGGGAGATGTCGTTCCGCGCAGCGCCTGGGCCCGCGAACTAATCATCATGGAAGCCGGAACCGGCCTCGGACTTCTCGCCGTCGTCATGGGGTATTTCCCGGTCTTATACGGCGCGTTCTCCCGTCGCGAAGTGAGCATATCGCTGCTGGACGCCCGCGCTGGCTCACCGCCCACAGCCGCGGAATTATTGCGCCGCCATTCCTACGAAGGCGGAGATAGCGCCCTGTCTCTGCTTCTGTTGGAGTGGGAACGCTGGTCCGCAGAGCTGTTGGAAAGCCATATCTCGTATTCCCTGCTCTGCTATTTCCGCTCGCAGCATAACAACCAAAGCTGGATTAGCGCTCTGACCTCAGTGCTGGACACTTCGGCATTGCTGATTGCAGGCGTAGAGGGCCGCGAAGCGCGTCAGGCCCAACTAACCTTCGCCATGGCCCGCCACGCGCTCGTAGATCTGTCACAAATCTTCTCGCTTGCCCCGGTCAACAATGCGCCCGACCGGCTTCCCCCCGAACGTTACGCCCATCTCTACAGTCTGCTCTGCCAAAGCGGTGTAAGCGTCTGCCGCGACGGTCACTCCAGCGAAAGGCTACGGGAGATGCGGGCGCTCTACGAGGGCTACGCCCAGGCGCTGAGCGACTATCTTTGCATGCCTCTGCCGCCGTGGTACGCAGACAGGCCTCGCAAAGACAACTGGCTATCCGTGGCAAAACTCCGCGCCCAGACCGAGGAGGCCAGCCATTCCCACGAGCGAGACGCGAAAAACCCGACATTTCCGGACGAGCCTCACCCTTTGGCCACGCTCATCGACGATCATCACGATTTCTAA